One segment of Triticum aestivum cultivar Chinese Spring chromosome 2A, IWGSC CS RefSeq v2.1, whole genome shotgun sequence DNA contains the following:
- the LOC123185987 gene encoding uncharacterized protein, with translation MECPMDLLDKDEFPKDFLVEMQYFGFFERKGVLDWFFDPDLPAGLSDYQRLVPHDHGHGEYAFWGAYRSYFHSYEMQLEYIKYFETLLRELEWLKDCLPRKFSSRTVNKIRTRGIYQATKIATRFSYITPHLARIGFDDCFTYMSFEATWCNGSDDLYFEIWKRVTQQKGSFRNTLKEVYELNKCPSLQESIKYAIEDDCSGMKTAFLRCTAGAGITKEVPVDEAQALIAEAVKKLRIKPIFYDGYIGKKIDIAKPIGVIIENAQESIRDTLKEDYNLNKC, from the exons ATGGAGTGCCCAATGGATCTTCTTGACAAGGACGAATTTCCTAAAGATTTCCTCGTGGAGATGCAATATTTTGGCTTCTTCGAGAGAAAAGGTGTATTAGACTGGTTCTTCGACCCTGATCTGCCTGCTGGCCTGAGTGACTACCAGCGTCTAGTTCCTCATGATCAT GGTCATGGTGAGTATGCTTTCTGGGGTGCGTACAGAAGTTACTTTCATAGCTACGAGATGCAACTTGAATACATCAAGTACTTTGAAACATTATTAAGGGAACTTGAG TGGTTGAAAGATTGTCTACCGAGGAAGTTTTCATCTCGTACT GTAAACAAGATTCGGACAAGAGGAATTTATCAAGCAACTAAGATCGCCACTCGCTTTTCCTATATCACACCACATTTAGCTCGTATTGGCTTCGAT GATTGTTTTACTTACATGAGCTTCGAGGCTACTTGGTGTAATGGGTCCGATGATCTCTATTTTGAGATTTGGAAGCGGGTCACTCAACAAAAG GGGAGTTTCAGAAATACTTTGAAGGAAGTCTATGAGCTGAACAAGTGCCCTTCACTGCAAGAGAGCATAAAATATGCCATAGAGGATGACTGTTCCGGGATGAAAACGGCG TTTCTTCGTTGCACGGCAGGGGCAGGCATTACCAAGGAA GTACCAGTGGATGAAGCTCAGGCGTTGATTGCAGAGGCAGTTAAAAAGCTG AGGATAAAACCCATATTCTATGATGGCTATATCGGAAAGAAGATAGACATTGCCAAACCTATAGGAGTGATTATTGAG AATGCACAGGAGAGTATCAGAGATACTTTGAAGGAAGATTATAACCTGAACAAGTGTTAG
- the LOC123185986 gene encoding uncharacterized protein, which produces MDTCSSCLPTPVLTLPLNWTLRITLTWTSAMRSYKLLKQESRNELCCDELKECPMELLDRDEFPTDFLVKMRYFSFFDEGGVLDWFFDPDLCKLAGLDDYQRLVPRRHDAYEYAGWVVYRSYLHSYEMQYEYIKYFETLLRELKWLKDCLPSKFSSLTVSKIRTRGIYQATKIATRFSKITTHLARIGFRDCFNYMSIEATWCNGSDGVYFEIWKRVTQQKKSFRDALKEVCKLNKCSSLQDNMKYAIENDCSVMETAFLRCTVGAGVTKEVSEDKAQELIAEAVKKLRIKPKFYDGYIRKKINIAKLIGMITVD; this is translated from the exons ATGGATACTTGCAGCAGCTGCCTCCCGACCCCCGTGTTGACACTTCCACTGAACTGGACCTTGAGGATCACATTGACATGGACCTCCGCCATGAGATCCTACAAG TTGTTAAAACAGGAGTCCAGGAATGAGTTGTGCTGCGATGAACTGAAAGAGTGCCCTATGGAGCTTCTTGACAGGGACGAATTTCCTACAGATTTCCTCGTGAAGATGCGATATTTTAGCTTCTTCGATGAAGGCGGCGTATTAGACTGGTTCTTCGATCCTGATCTCTGCAAGCTTGCTGGCCTGGATGACTACCAGCGTCTAGTCCCACGGAGGCAT GATGCTTATGAGTACGCTGGTTGGGTTGTGTACCGCAGTTACCTCCATAGCTACGAGATGCAATATGAATACATCAAGTACTTTGAAACATTATTAAGGGAACTTAAG TGGTTGAAAGATTGTCTACCGAGCAAGTTTTCATCTCTTACT GTAAGCAAGATACGCACCAGAGGAATTTATCAAGCAACTAAGATCGCTACTCGCTTTTCCAAGATCACAACTCATTTAGCTCGTATTGGCTTCCGT GATTGTTTTAACTACATGAGCATTGAGGCTACTTGGTGTAACGGATCCGATGGTGTCTATTTTGAGATTTGGAAGAGGGTCACTCAACAAAAG AAGAGTTTCAGAGATGCTTTGAAGGAAGTCTGTAAACTGAACAAGTGTTCATCACTGCAAGATAACATGAAATATGCCATAGAGAATGACTGTTCCGTGATGGAAACAGCG TTTCTTCGTTGCACGGTAGGGGCAGGCGTTACCAAGGAA GTATCAGAGGATAAAGCTCAGGAGTTGATTGCAGAGGCAGTTAAAAAGCTG AGGATAAAACCAAAATTCTATGATGGGTATATCAGAAAGAAGATAAACATTGCCAAACTTATAGGAATGATCACTGTG GACTGA